The proteins below are encoded in one region of Aequorivita iocasae:
- a CDS encoding tetratricopeptide repeat protein: MKLKSFFKQCHEKEVFKMLSIYIVSSWVILQVLSITWQPLGLPQKSVAFLIIVLLLCFPLYIFFLWKFRVAPLHKTETEIDERERKKRTTFQKMYFSALGIITSLCVIAVFLIVKRNFSQSSTDIFPKVIKSDKIAVLKFGNNTGDPKYDIVSKMASDWITHGITENDVAQVITQDQINEYRSILKGRNIEEDERTIVKEYLKPSKIISGNFYLKNGNLLFQGMLTDGKTNKTNISFKPTECAAENPLNCIEELNESITGYFITEDQKKLMLQETPPKYEAYKYLLEAKYSNDNEAYIELLNKSIAADSTYFEPKVLRVAHYYNLGEFKTADSLLKQIKPDSYSNKRQLNLLNMYKALLKGENRTVYKTILKEYEIAPFDLQTNKTAMVVALQYVNRPEDVEAIYKTVAMDSMNLQNCSDCTIRIYVKAYADIELGKYNSAIQLMENTQKEVEATLLNRPLTIAYIRAGKGEELDQFLRKIAIIAASAEVQELYLQAGKEYLLKGQKEKANEYLNKVINAEKGTAAPKILADAFFYKEEYQKAQRILKDVYGQEPKNTDVLVKLAISNQKREKVADAEKNLRTLEGLRADHQFGEIDYAIAQYNAAINNEPELYKHLLKAVANGHLYHWKFFKNDPQFKKYNKTKAFEEVMNFWK; encoded by the coding sequence ATGAAATTAAAGTCCTTTTTTAAGCAGTGCCACGAAAAGGAAGTTTTTAAAATGCTGTCCATCTATATTGTATCTTCTTGGGTAATCTTGCAGGTACTTTCCATAACATGGCAACCTTTGGGACTTCCACAAAAGTCTGTTGCATTCTTGATTATCGTATTGTTGCTTTGTTTTCCACTCTATATTTTTTTTCTATGGAAATTTCGCGTAGCGCCACTGCATAAAACTGAAACAGAAATTGATGAAAGGGAAAGAAAAAAAAGAACCACTTTTCAAAAAATGTATTTCTCTGCCTTAGGTATCATAACCTCTCTATGCGTTATTGCAGTTTTTTTGATAGTTAAGAGGAATTTTTCGCAGTCAAGCACTGATATTTTTCCCAAAGTAATTAAAAGCGATAAGATTGCGGTACTCAAGTTTGGAAACAATACTGGAGATCCTAAGTATGATATTGTAAGTAAAATGGCCTCAGACTGGATTACCCATGGAATCACCGAAAACGACGTAGCGCAAGTAATTACCCAAGATCAAATTAACGAATACAGAAGTATTTTAAAGGGAAGAAACATCGAAGAGGATGAGCGCACCATCGTAAAGGAATACTTGAAACCCAGTAAAATTATTTCGGGAAATTTCTACCTAAAAAATGGAAACCTATTATTTCAGGGAATGCTCACCGACGGAAAGACCAACAAGACCAATATTTCTTTTAAACCCACAGAATGTGCTGCTGAGAACCCATTAAATTGCATTGAAGAACTAAATGAATCCATCACTGGTTACTTTATCACGGAAGACCAAAAAAAATTAATGCTTCAGGAAACTCCTCCCAAATATGAGGCCTATAAATATTTATTGGAAGCAAAATACAGCAACGATAATGAAGCATATATTGAATTATTGAACAAATCCATTGCCGCAGATTCCACCTATTTTGAGCCAAAGGTGTTGCGCGTTGCCCATTATTACAACCTTGGTGAATTCAAAACTGCTGATTCTTTATTAAAACAAATAAAACCAGATTCCTATAGTAACAAAAGACAGTTGAATCTTTTGAATATGTATAAAGCTTTACTAAAAGGAGAAAACAGAACCGTTTATAAAACCATTTTAAAGGAATATGAAATAGCTCCATTTGATTTGCAAACCAACAAAACAGCAATGGTTGTGGCCCTACAGTATGTGAACCGCCCGGAAGATGTGGAGGCCATTTACAAAACGGTGGCAATGGACAGTATGAACCTTCAAAACTGTTCAGACTGCACCATTCGTATTTACGTAAAAGCCTATGCCGATATTGAATTGGGCAAATACAATTCAGCCATACAACTTATGGAAAACACTCAAAAAGAAGTGGAAGCAACACTGCTTAACAGACCCTTGACTATAGCTTATATAAGAGCGGGAAAAGGGGAGGAGTTGGACCAATTTCTGCGAAAGATTGCTATTATTGCGGCGTCCGCCGAAGTCCAAGAGCTTTATCTGCAAGCTGGAAAGGAATATTTGCTGAAAGGACAAAAGGAGAAAGCCAATGAATATTTAAACAAAGTAATAAATGCCGAAAAGGGAACAGCAGCCCCAAAAATACTGGCGGATGCTTTTTTTTATAAAGAAGAATATCAAAAAGCACAGCGTATTTTAAAAGATGTGTATGGTCAAGAACCTAAAAATACTGATGTTTTGGTGAAATTGGCCATTAGCAACCAAAAACGTGAAAAAGTAGCTGATGCTGAAAAAAATCTACGCACCTTGGAAGGCTTACGGGCAGACCACCAATTTGGGGAAATAGATTACGCAATTGCTCAATATAACGCTGCAATCAACAACGAACCCGAGCTGTACAAGCATTTGCTAAAAGCCGTCGCCAATGGACATCTATACCATTGGAAATTCTTTAAAAACGACCCCCAATTCAAAAAGTATAACAAAACAAAAGCGTTTGAGGAGGTTATGAACTTCTGGAAATAA
- a CDS encoding NADPH-dependent F420 reductase, which yields MKIGVIGSGNIGGNLGKHWAKAGHEVLFTSRHPEQLNQLVQEAGGTSKAVSLDEAWEANADVYLLAVPFKAIDKLSELYAGEYGNKIIIDATNPYPERDGEMAQKVRDSNRNASEYTAMKFGTAKTAKAFNTIYAEHLKDRAFRNTDKLAIPFAAQDEESKKITQQLIEDIGFDAVYVDGLEDTKIMDPEQKIYGKSTNRAHLEEMIRK from the coding sequence ATGAAAATAGGTGTAATAGGAAGTGGAAATATTGGCGGCAATCTTGGTAAACATTGGGCCAAAGCAGGTCATGAAGTACTGTTTACTTCCCGCCATCCCGAACAATTGAACCAATTGGTGCAAGAAGCCGGAGGGACTTCAAAAGCCGTAAGCTTAGATGAGGCTTGGGAAGCCAATGCAGATGTTTATCTCTTGGCAGTGCCATTCAAGGCTATAGATAAACTTTCTGAGCTTTACGCTGGCGAATATGGAAATAAGATAATAATTGATGCTACAAATCCCTATCCTGAACGTGATGGCGAAATGGCCCAAAAAGTTCGGGACAGTAACCGTAATGCTTCCGAATATACCGCAATGAAATTTGGAACCGCCAAAACCGCCAAGGCTTTTAATACCATTTATGCCGAACATTTAAAAGATCGGGCTTTTCGTAATACGGACAAACTGGCAATTCCCTTTGCGGCCCAGGATGAGGAGAGCAAGAAAATTACGCAACAACTTATCGAGGATATTGGTTTTGATGCTGTATATGTGGACGGATTGGAAGACACAAAAATTATGGATCCCGAGCAGAAAATCTATGGAAAATCCACAAATAGAGCACATTTAGAGGAAATGATACGAAAGTAA
- a CDS encoding formate/nitrite transporter family protein produces MATQQDNKSKEQQDIDKELENSKASEADTAKSHGEILKQQIIEGQETYDKSPVSILLSSLTAGLEIGFSYLLICTLFFFLEGKISEDSIIKSLSLVYPIGFIMIILGQSILFTEQTSLLTLPFLNKKRSLGSLMRLWGLVILGNLIGGYLIAFLLVWIGPQLNIFNLETIEKIAVHVTDYHGSVIFISSILAGWLMGLLSWLVAASKDTLSRILIIYIITAVLAFTGLHHSIVGNVEVFAGLISSSKIVFVEYLSFIALALFGNALGGAFFVALLKYRAFVYDVKG; encoded by the coding sequence ATGGCAACCCAACAAGACAATAAGAGCAAAGAGCAGCAAGACATTGATAAGGAATTGGAGAATTCAAAAGCTTCTGAGGCAGACACGGCAAAATCGCACGGAGAGATTTTGAAACAACAGATTATTGAGGGGCAGGAAACCTATGATAAAAGCCCCGTGAGTATTTTGTTGAGTTCCTTAACTGCCGGACTGGAAATAGGTTTCAGCTATTTGTTAATCTGTACTTTGTTTTTCTTTTTGGAAGGAAAAATTTCTGAAGACAGCATCATTAAAAGTCTTTCCCTGGTATATCCCATAGGTTTTATTATGATCATTCTTGGGCAATCCATTCTTTTTACGGAACAAACCTCCCTATTGACTTTGCCATTTCTCAATAAAAAAAGAAGTCTTGGAAGCTTAATGCGCCTTTGGGGACTGGTTATTTTAGGAAACCTAATAGGTGGTTATTTGATAGCATTTCTATTGGTTTGGATAGGTCCACAATTAAATATTTTTAATCTTGAAACCATAGAAAAAATTGCAGTCCACGTTACCGATTATCACGGCAGTGTTATTTTTATCAGTTCAATACTTGCAGGTTGGTTAATGGGGCTGTTATCCTGGTTGGTCGCTGCCTCCAAGGATACTTTAAGCCGTATATTGATTATTTACATAATTACGGCAGTACTAGCATTTACAGGCTTACACCATAGCATAGTAGGAAATGTGGAAGTCTTCGCCGGACTTATAAGCTCTTCTAAAATAGTATTTGTGGAATACCTCTCCTTTATTGCATTGGCTCTTTTCGGCAATGCCCTGGGAGGCGCCTTCTTTGTTGCGCTTCTAAAATACCGTGCGTTCGTTTATGATGTTAAAGGTTAG